The following coding sequences are from one Apodemus sylvaticus chromosome X, mApoSyl1.1, whole genome shotgun sequence window:
- the Tgif2lx gene encoding homeobox protein TGIF2LX produces MEEAEGSSEESEDTKKEGTPIRLRLERTCKKKFRDRQKLRKGYLLPSESVKILRDWLYKHQLNAYPTEGDKQMLSKKTNLSYLQISNWFTNARRRLLPELLHNPDNFSSEDQAADAEEVKAWFNAKANRQVLPLPIRQESPEKLQYLESSPSQKIIPEAQKEKEDSILSSEPWSSELAWPEEKPDFSSFYMLVDAAVQKAAEMEEQKKQYPNP; encoded by the coding sequence ATGGAGGAGGCTGAAGGTAGTTCAGAGGAATCTGAAGACACTAAGAAAGAAGGCACCCCAATCAGGTTAAGACTTGAGAGAACCTGTAAGAAGAAGTTTCGTGACAGGCAGAAGCTTCGGAAAGGATACTTGCTGCCATCCGAGTCTGTGAAGATCCTCCGTGACTGGCTCTATAAGCACCAGCTTAATGCCTACCCTACTGAAGGAGACAAACAAATGCTGTCCAAGAAGACCAATTTATCTTACCTGCAGATATCCAACTGGTTTACAAATGCCCGAAGACGCCTTCTCCCTGAACTTCTTCACAATCCAGACAACTTTAGCAGTGAAGACCAGGCTGCCGATGCCGAAGAGGTCAAGGCATGGTTTAATGCAAAAGCCAACAGGCAGGTTCTGCCCCTACCAATACGTCAAGAATCGCCAGAAAAACTGCAATATCTTGAGTCTTCTCCAAGTCAGAAGATTATCCCAGAAgcccaaaaagagaaagaagatagtATTTTAAGCAGTGAGCCTTGGTCTTCTGAACTTGCATGGCCAGAGGAAAAGCCCGATTTTAGCAGCTTCTATATGTTGGTTGATGCTGCTGTACAGAAGGCAGCAGAAATGGAGGAGCAGAAGAAGCAATATCCCAACCCATAA